The genome window GGACATGCCGATGCGCGTGTCCGCGCTGGCGTTGAACAATGCGCCGAAGTTGTAGCCCCAGGCGGAGTCACTGCCGGCGATCTTGCTCACCCCTTCCACGCCCGGACCGTATCGAAGAGAACCGCGCACCGTACTTGTCAAAACGGCCAATTTCTTTGGCGCCTTTGCATTTAGCGGCAGATATGAATATTCGGTCGGGATTTCTTTTTCAGAAATGGCCGCGGCGCTTAAAGCGATTATCAAAAAAATCAATGTTGGTGAAAATTTGGAACAGGTCATCAGTTTGGACGGAGGTTCCGGAGCAAAAATCTGTCTTGTTAAAAATGGTAAACCGGAGGCGCTCAACTGGGTGGCTCCGGGATTTCGCAACCGAATGGGTGATCCCAACGGAAACACCTATTCCTGTCTGATGCTGAAGATAGCAGACTGACTTGGGGGATTGCATGACAGGCATTGCACTAGCAACAGCAACAGTAGCCATAATACCAGAAGTGCCAACCTTTGCAGATTTTTTTCAAGGTCTGCCTTTAACTCAACCTTCTGCATGGGAAGAAGGACTCAATGCTTTGGAAGCGGCGTCGAGCTTGCCTACTTTTGATCAAACTATTCGCACCCAGTTAGCAACAGCTGTGAGTGAATTCAGAACCATGCTTGGTATTGGCGGAAATGCTGAAGAGGCCAAAACTCGTCTAGTGGCTATTTTGAAAGGATTCAACGGAGCTCTGCCTACCCCCACAACAAAAACAATCCGTTTTGCACCATCCGCGGCATCCGCATTGGCACATTTAAAGTACCGTCCCACACAACTTCATTATTCACCGAGCCCAGAAGATAGCACAGTGAGTTTGCCGGTTCCAGCCGGAGTGAGTGAAACAATTCCCCTCAGAGCAGGACAGTCCGTTCCTAGAGTGCTTTCTCTTTCTCTTTTTCCTCCTTTCAGCAATGGAAGCGGCACCTTTGCCACAGCCGTAGCAAAAGACCTTAAGAATAGAGGCGGAGATGTAAGCATGTTGTTTTTGGGAGCGCGTTTTGATTCCAGCGCTTCTTTTCCACAATACCTTTTCCCATTTACGTCACCTTTTCATGCTTCCAAAGCGGGCGCGGCACTAGCCCCTTTGCCGGTTTTTGAGTCCAACCCGGCAAGTCCTGATGGAGTTCGTTACAGAGACATGACACCGGATGAAATGGAAGCCTATGCGGAAGGCGTTGCCGATGCGGTAGCTGTTGCCGCCAGAGACATGCAACCGGATGTGCTTCTTGTAAATCATGCGTGGATTGGTGCGGAAGCGGCAAGAAGAACGGGACTTCCCTACGTTGTTGTCTGCCATGGAAACTGTTGTGATCATGTCCGTGCCGCATACCCACAGGGCCCTCAAGGTCCTTTAAGTTCTCCATATCCTTCTAATTTGGGAGAATATGTTTTTGCCGGAGTCCAAGGTGCCAACAGTATTATAACAGCAACCGATTTGGTAAGCGGAGCTATTCCGGCTGTATATGGCGTTGATTTGCGAGATGTTTATACTATTCCCCATGGATTTTCAGGAGATGTTTTTGCACCGGCCCAACTGG of Deltaproteobacteria bacterium contains these proteins:
- a CDS encoding glycosyltransferase family 4 protein, with amino-acid sequence MTGIALATATVAIIPEVPTFADFFQGLPLTQPSAWEEGLNALEAASSLPTFDQTIRTQLATAVSEFRTMLGIGGNAEEAKTRLVAILKGFNGALPTPTTKTIRFAPSAASALAHLKYRPTQLHYSPSPEDSTVSLPVPAGVSETIPLRAGQSVPRVLSLSLFPPFSNGSGTFATAVAKDLKNRGGDVSMLFLGARFDSSASFPQYLFPFTSPFHASKAGAALAPLPVFESNPASPDGVRYRDMTPDEMEAYAEGVADAVAVAARDMQPDVLLVNHAWIGAEAARRTGLPYVVVCHGNCCDHVRAAYPQGPQGPLSSPYPSNLGEYVFAGVQGANSIITATDLVSGAIPAVYGVDLRDVYTIPHGFSGDVFAPAQLDRAQVLAELGISSEGITHVVAFAGRMAEAKGVDTLIRAAAKVKEVMPGVRFVLAGGGGKLQEYKDLAANLDVADTVIFVGNRDHNQLSRFFNIADVGLVTSNTELFGIVALEEAGTGLPIIASDVGGLRQIITEEVGVRVPRGDDKAFAKAVIQALRENMKARMGSGVAAHVHANYSWTSSGDRLVPLLRKAVGEGRRSQQSTGTAQGTR